GATGACATTTCATCTGTAGCATTCTGGTATCAGGACAACATCTGCAAAACATTTCCCGCATTTCCCACAGTAGATGAACTGGAAATTATATAACAGAAAGCAGGTTTTACTATGATTACAAAAAATATAACAGAAGGAAACACCGCTCTTGGTATTGAGCTGGGCTCCACCAGAATAAAAGCCTGTCTGATTGATGACAGCTACTCTCCCATTGCAAGTGGCAGCTTTGAATGGGAAAACACCTTTGAAAACGGCTACTGGACATACAGCTTAGATGAAATTCACCGCGGTGTGCAGGAATGCTTTGCATCTCTCCGACAAAATGTAATGGATACATATAACATCAACCTGACAAAGGTTGGCTCCATCGGCATTTCGGGTATGATGCACGGCTATCTTGCCTTTGACAAGGAGGATAATCTCCTTGCGCCGTTCAAAACCTGGCGAAACACCACAACCGCGGAAGCTGCAAAGAAACTGACAGATTTATTTCAGTTTAACATTCCGCAGCGCTGGAGTATTGCCCATTTGTATCAGGCAATTCTAAATGACGAAGAGCATGTACAAAAAATCGCACACATCACTACACTATCCGGGTATATCCACTTTCTTTTAACCGGAAGATGGGAGCTTGGAAGTTGTGAGGCATCCGGGATGTTCCCGATACTTAACGACGATTATAATGCAGAAATGCTGGACAAATTTGAACAACTGATTTGCAAAAAACAATTCCCGTGGCACATCCGCGATATACTGCCCAAAGTAAAAAAATGCGGAGAAATCGGTGCAACGCTAACGCAAGAAGGTGTGACGTTCCTTGATGTGTCGGGTAATTTAACTGCAGGAATTCCTCTTTGCCCGCCTGAGGGTGACGCGGGAACGGGCATGGTTGCCACCAACAGCGTAAGACAAAAAACGGGAAACGTTTCAGCAGGAACCTCTGTTTTTTCCATGCTTGTATTAGAAAAACCTTTAAACAACATGTATGAAGCAATTGACATTGTCACAACGCCCGATGCATCACCCGTAGCAATGGTTCACAGCAACAACGGCTGTTCAGAGCTTGATTTATGGGTAAAAATGTTCGGAGATTTTGCCTCTATGATTGGAGCAGATATTGACAAGTCAAAGCTATATACTTTGCTGTATGAAAATGCATTAGCAGGTGATGCGGACTGTGGAAAAGTGATGTCCTACAATTTCCTCGCAGCCGAGCCGGTTGCAGGTGTAAAGAATGGCTCTCCCTTATATTTCCGCACACCGCAAAGCAAAATGAACTTAGCAAATTTCTTCCGTTCGCAGCTTTATGCAACGGTTGCGGTACTGAAAATCGGTATGGATATCCTCGTAGAAAACGAAGGGGTTCATGCAGAGAATTTTAATGCGCACGGCGGACTTT
This DNA window, taken from Clostridia bacterium, encodes the following:
- a CDS encoding ATPase, translated to MITKNITEGNTALGIELGSTRIKACLIDDSYSPIASGSFEWENTFENGYWTYSLDEIHRGVQECFASLRQNVMDTYNINLTKVGSIGISGMMHGYLAFDKEDNLLAPFKTWRNTTTAEAAKKLTDLFQFNIPQRWSIAHLYQAILNDEEHVQKIAHITTLSGYIHFLLTGRWELGSCEASGMFPILNDDYNAEMLDKFEQLICKKQFPWHIRDILPKVKKCGEIGATLTQEGVTFLDVSGNLTAGIPLCPPEGDAGTGMVATNSVRQKTGNVSAGTSVFSMLVLEKPLNNMYEAIDIVTTPDASPVAMVHSNNGCSELDLWVKMFGDFASMIGADIDKSKLYTLLYENALAGDADCGKVMSYNFLAAEPVAGVKNGSPLYFRTPQSKMNLANFFRSQLYATVAVLKIGMDILVENEGVHAENFNAHGGLFKVKGVAQQFLANALNTRVSVTETSGEGGAWGMALLSAYMMKKETLSLSDWLDTKVFGSIEKETLSPDVSSADGFNEYFKLYKSGLKLM